One part of the Musa acuminata AAA Group cultivar baxijiao chromosome BXJ1-5, Cavendish_Baxijiao_AAA, whole genome shotgun sequence genome encodes these proteins:
- the LOC135674436 gene encoding mannan endo-1,4-beta-mannosidase 6-like — translation MKERRIYTLLGLLLLAAVGYLNWSSSGGDGGRGGVRIPIPWLQPKMGFVGRNGTRFIDLEDGSPTYVNGWNSYWLMSSDSSDRVVEMLRRGRAMGMSVCRTWAFSDGGPNALQIYPGHFDERIFQALDFVIYQARKHYIRLILCLVNNLGAFGGKSQYVRWAQASGINVSTSTDPFFSHPTIKGYYKDYVKAIISRKNTYSGIRYRDEPAIFAWELINEPRCEYNSSGPLLQAWIAEMASYVKSLDEKHLVTVGLEGFYGPARNDRLGANPGSWAASLGSDFIQNSAIENIDFASVHAYPDSWIPKASLEEKVEYLSSWVDSHVNDSEHVLKKPVLFSEVGSHLRVKKNGTYDRDILLKIVYDKVYESAKKGQAAAGALIWQLMVEGMQSYQDEFSLVASEHPSTYKLIAQQSCRLRKLHMTKDNTSREVVQSCLEPPS, via the exons ATGAAGGAGCGGAGGATCTACACGCTcctcggcctcctcctcctcgccgccgTCGGCTACCTCAACTGGTCATCGAGCGGCGGGGACGGCGGCCGCGGCGGCGTCCGGATACCGATCCCGTGGCTCCAGCCGAAAATGGGTTTCGTCGGCAGGAACGGGACCCGGTTCATCGACCTCGAAGACGGGTCGCCGACGTACGTCAACGGATGGAACTCCTACTGGCTCATGTCGTCCGACTCCAGCGATCGGGTGGTGGAGATGCTCCGGCGTGGGAGGGCGATGGGGATGTCGGTGTGCCGGACCTGGGCGTTCAGCGACGGTGGACCCAACGCGCTCCAGATCTACCCTGGTCACTTCGACGAGCGGATCTTCCAG GCACTGGATTTTGTCATATATCAAGCAAGGAAGCATTACATACGGTTAATTCTTTGTCTTGTAAACAATCTCGGCGCATTTGGGGGAAAATCTCAGTACGTTAGGTGGGCACAAGCTTCTGGGATCAATGTGTCAACTTCCACAGATCCATTTTTCTCGCATCCAACCATCAAGGGCTACTATAAGGATTATGTTAAG GCAATAATTTCAAGAAAGAACACATATAGTGGCATCAGATACCGCGATGAACCTGCCATATTTGCTTGGGAGCTCATTAATGAGCCTCGATGTGAATACAATTCATCCGGTCCACTTCTTCAG GCCTGGATCGCTGAAATGGCATCCTATGTAAAGAGCTTGGATGAGAAACATCTTGTCACAGTGGGGCTTGAAGGGTTTTATGGACCTGCAAGGAACGACCGGTTGGGTGCTAATCCAGGGTCATGGGCAGCTTCACTTGGTTCTGACTTCATACAAAACTCAGCAATCGAGAATATTGATTTCGCTTCGGTACATGCATATCCAGATAGCTG GATTCCAAAGGCAAGCCTGGAAGAAAAGGTTGAGTATCTCTCAAGTTGGGTTGATTCTCACGTCAATGATAGTGAGCATGTGCTAAAGAAACCAGTCCTCTTCTCCGAGGTTGGCTCCCATTTGCGTGTAAAGAAAAATGGGACATATGACAGAGACATATTACTGAAGATCGTCTATGACAAAGTATACGAGTCAGCTAAGAAGGGGCAAGCTGCAGCGGGTGCTTTAATCTGGCAATTGATGGTTGAAGGAATGCAGAGTTATCAGGATGAGTTCTCATTGGTAGCAAGCGAGCACCCATCCACATATAAACTGATAGCACAACAATCTTGTCGACTGAGAAAGTTGCACATGACAAAGGATAACACAAGTAGAGAAGTTGTCCAGAGCTGTTTGGAGCCACCATCCTAA
- the LOC135674435 gene encoding uncharacterized protein LOC135674435 isoform X1 codes for MITLAFQIRSLCRCVRFLVPARLIKMLEKIGLPAKPSMRGGSWVLDASHCQGCASQFTFINRKHHCRRCGGLFCNTCTQQRMVLRGQGDSAVRICDPCKKIEETARFQSRYGHRKQTAKVNTKQVLKNEEEVLGQILGTDGKHLLLSEQESDSDVISDLQRLSSSASCSNLREESASSGKEEDIVRGMSVDTCNKANIDIMLGDPEELRHQAVEEKRKYKTLKAEGKSEEALQAFKRGKELERQAGALEIAIRKNQRMALKASNMRTVTANPKNDGREESDSKQKLTSQRDKEAKNDLAAELRELGWSDVDLHNADKKPEKLSLEGELSNLLAEVTQRSSQGMKKGAIDKSEVLALKKKALSLKREGKLAEAKEELKRAKILEKKIEEQEILGEAEGSDDELYALINSMDEDKQDELVLDHAPEANIKFDNLLVFSDDLPADGNFEVTDNDMNDPELAAALKSFGWSEEDEEQVASQDEQSVPFDREALQSQVLSLKKEALSQKRAGNVSKALEILKKAKLLEKDLETMKSSPEISESEFKQKSLSRQVNVSETTSSHFESPPKSKLMIQKELLALKKRALTLRREGRIDEAEEELKKGKVLEQQLEEMENASRRPEPKLVKNNLEFAKTYEGGDARSLDLGEEGFETEVTEHDMCDPAMLSLLKNLGWNEDDNAENVSMTNITSKRMNEPSLVPPKVKKNKADIQKELLAIKRKALALRRQGKSEEAEEELEKAKALENQMAEMEVSSSANFMEMDLIDYGTSIPQKFYGKEQAAGDVRNTSDSLLSFAVNKIPKDEAVLVQGVSDVGLNAKSDKNKAAEASVMVPKILQTEKQMLQKSGLQTEEISVEDPILHQSNQSLNLVELMSGSDVKALHSSIRESVKGEDTDANEKSCSGSSKLSCTMDFQISQRNETNATGTNISATQKQNLTHGVDALQDEILALKRRAVALKREGKLAEAREELRQAKLLEKSLEDGQQANVVKEGASSSTSDNTSSMQEKRTSPSAKPMSGRDRFRIQQESLSHKRNALKLRREGKIDESEAELELAKALEKQLEEFDQGSSTMMSGSKSEAMEDVVVEDLLDPQLMSALKAIGLEGPAITSQPQPHNKTESQPNFDKRENHGIEKAALEEQIKAEKLRALDFKRAGKQAEALEALRSAKRLEKKLASLT; via the exons ATGATAACCCTCGCTTTCCAGATCCGATCCCTCTGCAGATGCGTACGTTTTTTGGTTCCGGCTCGGCTGAT AAAGATGTTGGAAAAGATTGGCCTGCCAGCAAAGCCTTCAATGCGAGGAGGAAGTTGGGTGTTAGATGCATCACACTGTCAGGGTTGCGCATctcagttcacctttattaatagaAAG CATCATTGTCGCAGATGTGGAGGTTTGTTTTGCAATACTTGCACCCAGCAAAGAATGGTTTTACGTGGACAAGGTGATTCAGCAGTCCGAATATGTGATCCTTGTAAAAAGATCGAGGAAACAGCACGCTTTCAGTCGAGATATGGACACAGAAAGCAAACTGCAAAGG TTAACACAAAACAGGTCTTGAAGAATGAGGAAGAAGTTCTAGGTCAGATTCTGGGAACAGATGGAAAGCATCTATTGCTTTCTGAACAAGAATCAGACAGTGATGTGATTTCTGATCTCCAAAGATTATCAAGCAGTGCATCCTGCTCTAACTTAAGGGAAGAGTCTGCTTCTTcaggaaaagaagaagatatcgtTAGAGGCATGTCAGTTGATACTTGCAACAAGGCTAATATTGATATCATGTTAGGTGACCCAGAGGAATTGCGTCATCAAGCagtagaagaaaagagaaaatataaaACTTTGAAGGCAGAAGGAAAATCAGAGGAAGCACTTCAGGCATTTAAGCGTGGTAAAGAACTTGAAAGGCAAGCTGGAGCTTTAGAAATTGCAATTAGGAAGAATCAGCGAATGGCTTTAAAGGCATCAAATATGAGAACTGTTACTGCTAACCCAAAAAACGATGGTCGTGAAGAGTCGGACAGTAAACAGAAGTTAACTTCTCAAAGGGATAAAGAAGCAAAGAATGACCTTGCAGCTGAACTCAGAGAATTGGGATGGTCTGATGTAGATCTTCATAATGCAGATAAAAAACCAGAAAAGCTTAGTTTGGAGGGTGAATTGTCAAATCTTCTTGCAGAAGTTACTCAAAGATCCTCTCAAGGGATGAAAAAAGGTGCTATTGATAAGTCAGAAGTCCTTGCTCTTAAGAAAAAGGCACTCTCACTGAAAAGAGAAGGGAAACTTGCCGAAGCAAAGGAAGAGCTAAAGAGGGCTAAAATATTGGAAAAGAAAATAGAAGAACAAGAGATCTTGGGTGAGGCTGAAGGTTCTGATGACGAACTGTATGCTCTAATTAATAGTATGGACGAAGACAAGCAAGATGAGTTAGTGTTGGACCATGCACCTGAGGCTAATATCAAATTTGACAACTTACTCGTTTTCTCAGATGATCTCCCTGCTGATGGCAATTTTGaagtcactgataatgatatgaatGACCCAGAGTTAGCAGCTGCCTTAAAATCATTTGGCTGGTCTGAAGAGGATGAAGAACAAGTAGCCAGTCAAGATGAGCAGTCTGTTCCTTTTGATAGAGAAGCACTGCAGAGCCAAGTACTTAGTCTGAAAAAGGAGGCACTCAGTCAAAAACGAGCTGGTAATGTTTCGAAAGCATTGGAGATTCTGAAGAAAGCAAAACTACTTGAAAAGGACCTGGAAACTATGAAATCTAGTCCTGAAATATCTGAATCTGAATTTAAGCAAAAGAGTTTGAGCCGTCAAGTTAATGTTTCTGAAACAACAAGCTCTCATTTTGAGTCGCCACCAAAAAGTAAATTAATGATTCAGAAAGAGTTATTAGCTTTGAAAAAGCGAGCGCTCACATTGAGAAGGGAAGGTCGGatcgatgaggcagaagaagaattGAAGAAAGGAAAGGTTCTAGAACAACAACTGGAAGAGATGGAAAATGCTTCCAGAAGACCTGAACCTAAGCTGGTAAAGAACAATCTGGAGTTTGCTAAGACATATGAGGGTGGTGATGCCAGGAGCTTGGATCTCGgagaggaaggatttgaaactgagGTAACAGAACATGATATGTGTGATCCTGCAATGTTGTCGCTTTTGAAGAATTTGGGATGGAATGAGGATGACAATGCTGAAAATGTCAGCATGACAAATATAACTTCTAAACGGATGAATGAACCTTCTTTGGTTCCACCGAAGGTGAAGAAAAACAAGGCTGACATTCAGAAAGAACTGTTAGCAATAAAAAGAAAAGCTCTGGCCTTAAGACGCCAAGGAAAGTCTGAGGAGGCTGAGGAAGAGCTCGAAAAAGCAAAAGCCTTGGAGAATCAAATGGCAGAAATGGAAGTCTCTAGTAGTGCCAACTTCATGGAGATGGATTTAATTGATTATGGAACTTCGATTCCACAAAAATTCTACGGCAAGGAGCAAGCTGCTGGTGATGTGCGAAACACCTCTGATAGCCTATTATCATTTGCAGTTAACAAAATACCAAAAGATGAAGCAGTACTAGTACAAGGTGTGTCTGATGTTGGTTTGAATGCAAAAAGTGACAAAAACAAAGCTGCAGAAGCTTCTGTCATGGTACCTAAAATTTTGCAAACAGAGAAGCAGATGTTGCAAAAATCAGGTCTACAAACTGAAGAAATTTCTGTAGAAGATCCGATTTTGCATCAGTCGAACCAATCACTTAATTTGGTAGAATTAATGTCTGGCAGTGATGTTAAAGCTTTGCACTCATCAATTAGGGaatcagtaaaaggagaagatacCGATGCCAACGAGAAGAGCTGCTCTGGGAGTAGTAAACTTTCATGCACAATGGATTTTCAGATATCTCAGAGAAACGAAACAAATGCCACTGGAACTAATATATCGGCAACACAAAAACAGAATTTGACACATGGGGTTGATGCTCTCCAGGATGAAATTCTAgcactcaagagaagggctgttgcACTGAAGAGAGAAGGGAAGCTAGCAGAAGCCAGAGAGGAACTGAGACAGGCGAAGCTGTTAGAAAAGAGTCTAGAAGATGGTCAGCAGGCCAATGTGGTCAAGGAAGGTGCTTCATCTTCTACATCTGACAACACTTCTTCCATGCAAGAGAAAAGAACTAGCCCATCAGCGAAACCAATGTCAGGCCGTGATCGTTTCAGGATTCAACAGGAATCCCTATCGCACAAGCGAAACGCTCTCAAGTTGCGTAGAGAAGGAAAGATAGATGAATCAGAGGCTGAACTTGAATTGGCCAAAGCTTTGGAAAAACAGTTGGAAGAATTTGACCAAGGTTCAAGCACCATGATGTCTGGCAGCAAGTCAGAAGCGATGGAAGACGTAGTCGTGGAGGATCTTCTCGATCCTCAACTTATGTCTGCCCTTAAAGCTATTGGATTGGAAGGTCCTGCTATTACCAGTCAACCACAACCACATAATAAAACAGAGTCCCAGCCAAACTTTGACAAGCGTGAGAACCATGGCATCGAGAAAGCTGCTCTGGAAGAACAAATCAAGGCTGAGAAGCTCCGAGCACTCGATTTCAAACGGGCAGGTAAGCAGGCTGAGGCTTTGGAGGCTCTTCGTTCTGCCAAGCGTCTTGAGAAGAAACTTGCATCATTGACTTAG
- the LOC135674435 gene encoding uncharacterized protein LOC135674435 isoform X2 — protein sequence MLEKIGLPAKPSMRGGSWVLDASHCQGCASQFTFINRKHHCRRCGGLFCNTCTQQRMVLRGQGDSAVRICDPCKKIEETARFQSRYGHRKQTAKVNTKQVLKNEEEVLGQILGTDGKHLLLSEQESDSDVISDLQRLSSSASCSNLREESASSGKEEDIVRGMSVDTCNKANIDIMLGDPEELRHQAVEEKRKYKTLKAEGKSEEALQAFKRGKELERQAGALEIAIRKNQRMALKASNMRTVTANPKNDGREESDSKQKLTSQRDKEAKNDLAAELRELGWSDVDLHNADKKPEKLSLEGELSNLLAEVTQRSSQGMKKGAIDKSEVLALKKKALSLKREGKLAEAKEELKRAKILEKKIEEQEILGEAEGSDDELYALINSMDEDKQDELVLDHAPEANIKFDNLLVFSDDLPADGNFEVTDNDMNDPELAAALKSFGWSEEDEEQVASQDEQSVPFDREALQSQVLSLKKEALSQKRAGNVSKALEILKKAKLLEKDLETMKSSPEISESEFKQKSLSRQVNVSETTSSHFESPPKSKLMIQKELLALKKRALTLRREGRIDEAEEELKKGKVLEQQLEEMENASRRPEPKLVKNNLEFAKTYEGGDARSLDLGEEGFETEVTEHDMCDPAMLSLLKNLGWNEDDNAENVSMTNITSKRMNEPSLVPPKVKKNKADIQKELLAIKRKALALRRQGKSEEAEEELEKAKALENQMAEMEVSSSANFMEMDLIDYGTSIPQKFYGKEQAAGDVRNTSDSLLSFAVNKIPKDEAVLVQGVSDVGLNAKSDKNKAAEASVMVPKILQTEKQMLQKSGLQTEEISVEDPILHQSNQSLNLVELMSGSDVKALHSSIRESVKGEDTDANEKSCSGSSKLSCTMDFQISQRNETNATGTNISATQKQNLTHGVDALQDEILALKRRAVALKREGKLAEAREELRQAKLLEKSLEDGQQANVVKEGASSSTSDNTSSMQEKRTSPSAKPMSGRDRFRIQQESLSHKRNALKLRREGKIDESEAELELAKALEKQLEEFDQGSSTMMSGSKSEAMEDVVVEDLLDPQLMSALKAIGLEGPAITSQPQPHNKTESQPNFDKRENHGIEKAALEEQIKAEKLRALDFKRAGKQAEALEALRSAKRLEKKLASLT from the exons ATGTTGGAAAAGATTGGCCTGCCAGCAAAGCCTTCAATGCGAGGAGGAAGTTGGGTGTTAGATGCATCACACTGTCAGGGTTGCGCATctcagttcacctttattaatagaAAG CATCATTGTCGCAGATGTGGAGGTTTGTTTTGCAATACTTGCACCCAGCAAAGAATGGTTTTACGTGGACAAGGTGATTCAGCAGTCCGAATATGTGATCCTTGTAAAAAGATCGAGGAAACAGCACGCTTTCAGTCGAGATATGGACACAGAAAGCAAACTGCAAAGG TTAACACAAAACAGGTCTTGAAGAATGAGGAAGAAGTTCTAGGTCAGATTCTGGGAACAGATGGAAAGCATCTATTGCTTTCTGAACAAGAATCAGACAGTGATGTGATTTCTGATCTCCAAAGATTATCAAGCAGTGCATCCTGCTCTAACTTAAGGGAAGAGTCTGCTTCTTcaggaaaagaagaagatatcgtTAGAGGCATGTCAGTTGATACTTGCAACAAGGCTAATATTGATATCATGTTAGGTGACCCAGAGGAATTGCGTCATCAAGCagtagaagaaaagagaaaatataaaACTTTGAAGGCAGAAGGAAAATCAGAGGAAGCACTTCAGGCATTTAAGCGTGGTAAAGAACTTGAAAGGCAAGCTGGAGCTTTAGAAATTGCAATTAGGAAGAATCAGCGAATGGCTTTAAAGGCATCAAATATGAGAACTGTTACTGCTAACCCAAAAAACGATGGTCGTGAAGAGTCGGACAGTAAACAGAAGTTAACTTCTCAAAGGGATAAAGAAGCAAAGAATGACCTTGCAGCTGAACTCAGAGAATTGGGATGGTCTGATGTAGATCTTCATAATGCAGATAAAAAACCAGAAAAGCTTAGTTTGGAGGGTGAATTGTCAAATCTTCTTGCAGAAGTTACTCAAAGATCCTCTCAAGGGATGAAAAAAGGTGCTATTGATAAGTCAGAAGTCCTTGCTCTTAAGAAAAAGGCACTCTCACTGAAAAGAGAAGGGAAACTTGCCGAAGCAAAGGAAGAGCTAAAGAGGGCTAAAATATTGGAAAAGAAAATAGAAGAACAAGAGATCTTGGGTGAGGCTGAAGGTTCTGATGACGAACTGTATGCTCTAATTAATAGTATGGACGAAGACAAGCAAGATGAGTTAGTGTTGGACCATGCACCTGAGGCTAATATCAAATTTGACAACTTACTCGTTTTCTCAGATGATCTCCCTGCTGATGGCAATTTTGaagtcactgataatgatatgaatGACCCAGAGTTAGCAGCTGCCTTAAAATCATTTGGCTGGTCTGAAGAGGATGAAGAACAAGTAGCCAGTCAAGATGAGCAGTCTGTTCCTTTTGATAGAGAAGCACTGCAGAGCCAAGTACTTAGTCTGAAAAAGGAGGCACTCAGTCAAAAACGAGCTGGTAATGTTTCGAAAGCATTGGAGATTCTGAAGAAAGCAAAACTACTTGAAAAGGACCTGGAAACTATGAAATCTAGTCCTGAAATATCTGAATCTGAATTTAAGCAAAAGAGTTTGAGCCGTCAAGTTAATGTTTCTGAAACAACAAGCTCTCATTTTGAGTCGCCACCAAAAAGTAAATTAATGATTCAGAAAGAGTTATTAGCTTTGAAAAAGCGAGCGCTCACATTGAGAAGGGAAGGTCGGatcgatgaggcagaagaagaattGAAGAAAGGAAAGGTTCTAGAACAACAACTGGAAGAGATGGAAAATGCTTCCAGAAGACCTGAACCTAAGCTGGTAAAGAACAATCTGGAGTTTGCTAAGACATATGAGGGTGGTGATGCCAGGAGCTTGGATCTCGgagaggaaggatttgaaactgagGTAACAGAACATGATATGTGTGATCCTGCAATGTTGTCGCTTTTGAAGAATTTGGGATGGAATGAGGATGACAATGCTGAAAATGTCAGCATGACAAATATAACTTCTAAACGGATGAATGAACCTTCTTTGGTTCCACCGAAGGTGAAGAAAAACAAGGCTGACATTCAGAAAGAACTGTTAGCAATAAAAAGAAAAGCTCTGGCCTTAAGACGCCAAGGAAAGTCTGAGGAGGCTGAGGAAGAGCTCGAAAAAGCAAAAGCCTTGGAGAATCAAATGGCAGAAATGGAAGTCTCTAGTAGTGCCAACTTCATGGAGATGGATTTAATTGATTATGGAACTTCGATTCCACAAAAATTCTACGGCAAGGAGCAAGCTGCTGGTGATGTGCGAAACACCTCTGATAGCCTATTATCATTTGCAGTTAACAAAATACCAAAAGATGAAGCAGTACTAGTACAAGGTGTGTCTGATGTTGGTTTGAATGCAAAAAGTGACAAAAACAAAGCTGCAGAAGCTTCTGTCATGGTACCTAAAATTTTGCAAACAGAGAAGCAGATGTTGCAAAAATCAGGTCTACAAACTGAAGAAATTTCTGTAGAAGATCCGATTTTGCATCAGTCGAACCAATCACTTAATTTGGTAGAATTAATGTCTGGCAGTGATGTTAAAGCTTTGCACTCATCAATTAGGGaatcagtaaaaggagaagatacCGATGCCAACGAGAAGAGCTGCTCTGGGAGTAGTAAACTTTCATGCACAATGGATTTTCAGATATCTCAGAGAAACGAAACAAATGCCACTGGAACTAATATATCGGCAACACAAAAACAGAATTTGACACATGGGGTTGATGCTCTCCAGGATGAAATTCTAgcactcaagagaagggctgttgcACTGAAGAGAGAAGGGAAGCTAGCAGAAGCCAGAGAGGAACTGAGACAGGCGAAGCTGTTAGAAAAGAGTCTAGAAGATGGTCAGCAGGCCAATGTGGTCAAGGAAGGTGCTTCATCTTCTACATCTGACAACACTTCTTCCATGCAAGAGAAAAGAACTAGCCCATCAGCGAAACCAATGTCAGGCCGTGATCGTTTCAGGATTCAACAGGAATCCCTATCGCACAAGCGAAACGCTCTCAAGTTGCGTAGAGAAGGAAAGATAGATGAATCAGAGGCTGAACTTGAATTGGCCAAAGCTTTGGAAAAACAGTTGGAAGAATTTGACCAAGGTTCAAGCACCATGATGTCTGGCAGCAAGTCAGAAGCGATGGAAGACGTAGTCGTGGAGGATCTTCTCGATCCTCAACTTATGTCTGCCCTTAAAGCTATTGGATTGGAAGGTCCTGCTATTACCAGTCAACCACAACCACATAATAAAACAGAGTCCCAGCCAAACTTTGACAAGCGTGAGAACCATGGCATCGAGAAAGCTGCTCTGGAAGAACAAATCAAGGCTGAGAAGCTCCGAGCACTCGATTTCAAACGGGCAGGTAAGCAGGCTGAGGCTTTGGAGGCTCTTCGTTCTGCCAAGCGTCTTGAGAAGAAACTTGCATCATTGACTTAG
- the LOC103985505 gene encoding probable protein phosphatase 2C 66: protein MGSCMSCSQTAAKEPAGASSSRSWSGSQSWKARKKLQEQEGAKGEGGGGGGRWPAAVSVFGDVREDELHRLPDRLFLNGATEAACLYTQQGKKGTNQDAMIVWKNFMLRSDTIFCGVFDGHGPFGHMVSKKVRDSLPLKLSDQWRANFNGNKGPPQFNSMSGGTDSVETTSITIDDEFSDSLDVDENETLPAMYLPLKKSILKAFKIVDKELKFNPTIDCFCSGTTAVTVVKQGRDLVIGNLGDSRAVIGTRDKHNNLIAVELTVDLKPNLPREAARIQQCKGRVFALQDEPEVARVWLPNSDSPGLAMARAFGDFCLKDYGLISVPDISYRHLTDKDEFIILATDGVWDVLSNKEAVDIIASAPTRGTAARALVDCAVRAWRLKFPTSKIDDCAVVCLYLDNSSSSDQSQTVHSKKSPIQSAVSTAVVIDDSIAGGAQVRASPLECSHTLLDANEIVPVSEVSRVPRVAERSQSSKSLADCISATEDEEWSALEGVTRVNSLLNLPRFLSGDKGSTSRKKWF from the exons ATGGGTTCCTGCATGTCGTGCTCCCAGACGGCGGCGAAGGAGCCCGCCGGCGCCTCCTCGTCCCGCTCCTGGTCTGGCTCGCAGAGCTGGAAGGCGAGGAAGAAGCTACAAGAGCAGGAGGGGGCGAagggcgaaggaggaggagggggaggacggTGGCCAGCGGCCGTCTCCGTCTTTGGCGACGTAAGGGAGGACGAGCTCCACCGGTTGCCCGATCGGTTGTTCTTGAATGGCGCCACCGAGGCTGCGTGCCTCTACACTCAGCAGGGGAAGAAGGGGACCAACCAGGACGCCATGATCGTTTGGAAG AATTTTATGCTGAGAAGTGACACAATCTTCTGTGGAGTGTTTGACGGTCATGGTCCATTTGGTCATATGGTTTCCAAGAAAGTCAGAGATTCTCTTCCTCTCAAGCTATCCGATCAATGGAGAGCTAATTTTAATGGCAACAAGGGCCCTCCTCAATTTAATAGCATGTCTGGAGGGACGGATTCTGTAGAAACAACATCAATTACCATTGACGATGAGTTCAGTGATTCCTTAGATGTCGATGAGAATGAAACACTACCTGCGATGTATCTTCCACTTAAGAAGTCTATTCTGAAGGCCTTTAAAATAGTGGATAAAGAATTGAAGTTCAACCCTACAATTGATTGTTTCTGTAGTGGAACTACAGCTGTTACTGTTGTAAAACAG GGGCGGGATCTTGTAATAGGGAACCTTGGGGACTCAAGAGCAGTAATCGGCACACGGGACAAGCACAATAATTTGATTGCAGTAGAGTTGACTGTGGACCTGAAGCCCAATCTTCCAA GAGAAGCAGCCAGAATCCAGCAATGCAAAGGAAGAGTTTTTGCCCTGCAGGATGAACCAGAAGTTGCCCGAGTATGGTTACCAAACAGTGACTCTCCTGGCTTGGCCATGGCCAGAGCTTTTGGGGACTTCTGCCTCAAAGATTATGGTTTGATATCTGttccagatatctcatatcgtcatCTCACTGACAAAGATGAATTTATCATTCTGGCTACTGATGGG GTTTGGGATGTTCTTTCAAACAAGGAAGCTGTTGATATTATTGCATCAGCACCAACCCGTGGAACTGCTGCCAGAGCTCTTGTTGATTGTGCGGTTCGAGCTTGGCGATTAAAATTTCCTACCTCAAAAATTGATGACTGTGCTGTTGTCTGTCTATACTTGGATAACTCATCATCATCTGACCAATCTCAGACAGTCCACTCCAAGAAGTCGCCTATTCAGTCAGCAGTATCAACAGCAGTAGTAATAGATGATTCAATTGCGGGTGGAGCTCAAGTTCGTGCTTCCCCATTGGAATGCTCGCACACTCTTCTTGATGCTAATGAGATTGTTCCAGTGTCTGAGGTATCCAGGGTGCCAAGGGTGGCAGAAAGATCCCAGTCTAGTAAGAGTCTTGCTGATTGTATATCTGCGACAGAGGATGAGGAATGGTCTGCCCTAGAAGGTGTTACACGAGTCAACTCCTTACTTAATCTTCCGAGGTTTTTGTCTGGTGACAAAGGGTCGACAAGTCGGAAGAAATGGTTTTGA